In Actinomycetota bacterium, the genomic window GTGAGGGGGCTTTCATGATCAGACGTGTTCTAGTGGCGGTCCTGGCTCCAGTGATCCCGCTGTCGATGGGCGTCGGGGTCGCGGCTGGCGCTGCCCAACAACCGACCCGAACCTTGGTTGCGGTGTTGAGCGCAGACGAGGAGGTGCCGGGATGTGCCTCGGCCACGAACGCGGCGCGGGGGCTCGCGGTCTTCCACGTCCTCGATGGGACGGTCCAGTTCAAGATCATTGCCAATAACCTGCCCGGCGCCATCATCGCGGCCCATATCCATGTCGCACCGAAGGGCGTCGCGGGAGCGATTGTGCAGCCTCTCCCCCCAACGGCCGGAGCCGAGAACGGCGTTGTGGCTCGGGGCAGCTTCACCGATGCCGCGCTCGTAGCAGCGATCCAGGCAAACGCTGACAACTACTACGTCAACGTCCACACGACAATCTGTCCCACCGGCGTGATTCGGGGCCAGCTCGGCGATCATGGGCCGCTCAACAACTAGGGGTCGGTTCGAACCCGTCGAACTAATTACTGCTGGCGCCTGAACCTCCCGGTGGCCCGCTCTCGCCTGACCGGGCCTCCTCATGTCTGGGCGCCATCTTCAGCGGGCGGTCCACGCCTCTTCGGATCAACGGAGAAGTCGCTTGGATTCGGCAGATACTGATCCGATCAGAGCGGCAGCCGACCCGCAAGCAGGCGGAGGCCCTCGGCGACGAGGATGCGAAGCTCCAGCTGCCAGTTTCTCGGATTAGCCCGCTGTTCGAAGCGACTGCGCGAGCCGTCGTCGCCGCCCACAGCCCGCCACAGGTTGTCAGGCCGGTCGGGATCGACGGGCTCGTCGAGCCGCTGGCTGGGGTAGCCGGTCCGGGCGAGGTGCCAGTCGGCGGACACAACCGTCCTCGAAGCGAGACGCCGGATCGCCGGGTCGGAGCTACCCCGA contains:
- a CDS encoding CHRD domain-containing protein, encoding MIRRVLVAVLAPVIPLSMGVGVAAGAAQQPTRTLVAVLSADEEVPGCASATNAARGLAVFHVLDGTVQFKIIANNLPGAIIAAHIHVAPKGVAGAIVQPLPPTAGAENGVVARGSFTDAALVAAIQANADNYYVNVHTTICPTGVIRGQLGDHGPLNN